The nucleotide window GCTGCTATTCCTGTGCCACTTTCATCCGTGGATCTGCCAAATCCAGCCGGTAGAGGATCTGGTTGTAGTCGTGACGCGGTGTTGGATCGGGATTTCCTGAGAAGGTCGCGGTGTAGGTACCCTCGAACCAGATCACGCGACCGTTGTCTTCGGAAAACTCCGGATGCTGGACCGGGTTGTAGAAGGTGTAGTGCTGGTGGGTGATGATCTTGATGCTCTTCCGCCACGGACCTTCCGGAGCGTCCGCTTCGGCGTAGCGGATCTCACCGAGCGCCGAAGTGCCTCCGCTTTCCGTGAAAATGCTGATCCATTTCTTGCGCCACGGATTCCACTTCACGGAGCCGTTGTGGGCCTTGATCGCCTTGCCGGTGGCGGCATCGGTGAAGGCGATGTCGCAGGTGACGGCCTTCCATTCGTTCGCATCGAGCCAGCTTTCATAGCGGTCCGGCATGCGCAGGTTCGGCGTCGATTGGCCGAAGTAGATCTGATCTCCGCTGCGGAACGCGTGACCGCTCGGGAAGAGTTTTGAATCCAGGGGGATCTCCCGCACTTTCTTGAAGAGCTGTTCCTTTCCGTCGAACTCGCACAGGCCGCGCTCATAGACATCCATCGGCGGCTTGATCTTCGCATAGGTGGCGACGAGCCGGGGTTTGCCATCCTTGTCCTTCAGCGAGATCATGGAATCGAGCCACGTTGGGCCGGCACCTGGAATGGGAGCGATGCCTTTGACGAAGCCATCCGGCTGGGTGAAGTAATTGTAGGTGATCGGGCCATTCGGATCGAGCTTCAACGGCGTGGTGGCGAAGGTGGTGTTGAAGTTGCCGAGCGGATAGGACGGGCGGCTGGTGTCGCCCCACAGCCAGTAGCGTTTGCCCTCGTGCTCGGCCGTGTCCACGGTGTCGCAGCCGAACACCAGTCCGGCGGGCGGGGGAGTGGCAGTGCCATCGAAACGATGCTGGTGATAGAGCAATCCTCCGCCGGTGAGACGCTGGATGCGCTCCGCGATGTTCACGCGGGGGATCTCCACCGTCTTGCATTCGCCGGGCTTGGGCGTGACCCGCACGCCGCGGTTGCCGAAGCCATCCGCCTTCAACTCATAGCCGTGACCTGAAATTCCGAACCACACCTCGCGACCCAGCAGATCCGGATCATCGAAGGTCACCATACCCGCGTTGTCCGTGTAGTCGCTGAGCTGATGGGTCGTGGTGACGCGGATCAGCGGAACCGGCCGCTTGGTGGTGGCATCGATGATTTTCAGCGCGAAGGGCTGCTCCGCAAACGCGGTGGGAGCGAGGAACAACAACACGCCGCAGAGTGCTTCGATCTTCATCTGCGCAAGCTAACGGGAGACGGCCGCGGCCTCTTTCAGCCGTCGAAACCGGCGTCTTCCGGCAGATTGCGTTCCCTGGCGGCAGCCACGGCGAGCACGTCGCAGCGCTCGTTCTCCGTATGGCCCGCATGACCACGAACCCATTTCCACGTCATCTTGTGGGGCGCGGAGGCATTCACGAGGCGCACCCACAGATCCTGGTTTTTCACCGGACCGCCGGTGGAGGTTTTCCAACCCTTGGCCTTCCAACCCTTGATCCAGTTCTTGATCAGGGCGTCGATCACATAGCGGGAGTCCGAATGCAACTCCACCTCGCAGGGTTCACTGAGTTCCTCCAGCGCCGTGATGGCCGCGAGCAACTCCATGCGGTTGTTGGTGGTATGGGCGTAGCCTTGCGAAAGCTCGAGGCGGTGTTTGCCATAGATCAGCACCACGCCATAGCCGCCGGGCCCGGGATTGCCCCGGCACGCGCCATCGGTGTACACGGTTACCCGTTTCATTCAGCAGTCGGAAGGGTGTTGAGGGGGCGGGAGCTTGTCCCGGCGGATATCGTCCCTCAACACCCAACTTTCAATTCAAGGCTCTCAAATCACGCCGAGATCCTTGCCCGCCTTCACAAACGCTTCGATGCCCTTGTCGAGCTGCTCGCGGGTGTGGGCGGCGCTGATCTGGGTGCGGATGCGGGCGGTGCCCTGCGGGACCACCGGGTAGAAGAAACCCACGGCATAGACACCGTTGTCCAAAAGCTTCTCGGAGAATTTCTGCGACAACGCGGCGTCGCCCAGCATCACCGGCGAGATCGGGTGATCCTTGCCCGCGATGGTGAAGCCGGTGCTGGCCATCGCCTCGCGGAAGTAGCGGGCGTTGTCCTTCACTCGGTCGGCGAACTCGGTGGACGCTTCGAGCATCTCGAACACGGCGAGCGAGGCGGCGACGATCGGCGGCGCGATGGTGTT belongs to Luteolibacter ambystomatis and includes:
- the rnhA gene encoding ribonuclease HI is translated as MKRVTVYTDGACRGNPGPGGYGVVLIYGKHRLELSQGYAHTTNNRMELLAAITALEELSEPCEVELHSDSRYVIDALIKNWIKGWKAKGWKTSTGGPVKNQDLWVRLVNASAPHKMTWKWVRGHAGHTENERCDVLAVAAARERNLPEDAGFDG